atctcttctataatttaaatactaaaaatagtatctaaattcaaatcataaaatacgcccacacgaaatcaaaaccaatcacatacaaacatctcatatcctcgggacatgccccggtatatagatacatatacatatatactgggaacaagacataaacataaaacctcagcccaagctgtggctccctccagaagtaccctctctggtctcctgatatcctggaggacctgccattgtccacacacaaagacaacaacagccccccttgggggtgagcaaagctccgtatggaacaaccaatcatatataccacagatatctaaacaatgatatatggtatgcaatgcatgtatgtcgtggaggtatcaggtcaaatgcccatccactgagcacatgtcagaatcaatcgaatcgctatcaaatcaaatcaatgctcgagctggcacaccggccgatatgggaatacacatatgacaacgtcgacgaagcgtcgtcaatcccacatctcatatccaatcatatggggccacaattgtctatgctttacgggtcatataatatcggcatagcgattgtgttcacaaaccccggaatccaatcaaatcatatcagggtatccaaggatcatagctcaacgtgcatgtcatgtatcgatgtatgcataaaatgacgtgtgttaacaaaacatttattttatacatcgatactccaatctccatgtcatgtatgccacatcaaatcatcaaataggcacatagacacgtattccaatccaatccaatcatataatacagatacctgtcgtatgttacccggtcgcaacatacctcaattcttcgttccaattgatgtagctggaagatacactttatctacatcaattacatactcatttcaatcaataacatactccaaaatcattaatatgagtttcaaatatcatttgaaacttcaaaaattcatatcaaatcataatcatatcataattcaattccgacttcgaatacgagtttattgtcggatattctactacatatcagaaattcaacttcaaatacataatattccagcaccttgatatttaaagctgatggaactggaagaaaattacctcagtcagaagccctcaacgcgcagataacaaatatataatttgtttcgcgtttagactgCGTCTCGAAGTCGATTTGAACGATAGAAAATGAAAATCTCTCGTGTTTCCCTCGAAGCCTCTGAAATGAAATGAAAGAAACGGAGGAAAGAATTGTTCTTATCACCTCACCgctaccgcgctcgggcggtagaattctcgcgctcaagcgcgagacattctgcccccggTTTCAACTtacaccgcgctcgagcggtcaaaaattaccgctcgggcgcgaggtgttctgcccgAATATCAAGTTTTCATTCCctagcgctcgggcggtcattttctaccgcccgggcgccacatgttctgtacaaattttaagtttgtactaaattggcgtccggcctctcaaatcaattcgtacaacatcaattcatattcaatattcattttccaatttcattgtcataatatacatcatatacataatcacatatcaaattcattaattatcgataatcacataggatttacgataatacgatacacggtccttacagtTTACAAGTTTAATTTTTTACTTGTATTGTGATGTCTATTGAGCACAGACATTTTCTTTTGGTTTTTTAGCGACCTTGGCAACTCAAATTTGTTTGGTCATCTTGTGCCTGAGCTTGGGAAACTGGAGCATCTCCAGTATCTGTGAGTGTTATGCAACTCATGCTTTGTTATTGCTATTACGTAGTGCATTGTTTCACTTGCATACACAGGATTTTGCCCATCTATTCTGGCTCGCGGTTAACATTATATTTATTCGTTTTACCAGATGCAAAAATGAAAGAATTTTGTGctatattttgttttattattttcattacTTTATTTATTCGTTTAATAACTTTCACTTAATCTATTTTACTTTACACATAAATGtaactttcttttatttttcttttcgtTTAATATATTTCAGAGAactttacaaaaataatattcaaGGTACTATTCCTGCTGAGCTTGGTAATCTGAAAGGCTTGATAAGTTTGGATCTGTACAACAACAATATTTCAGGAACAATCCCTCCATCATTGGGAAAATTGAAATCCCTCATCTTCTTGTAAGTTTTATCTCAATTCTCCATACCTATTGAATTCACCAACATTCCCTGGCAGGATGGTATATTTTGTTGTGTGATTCACTTTCATATACCAATCATCCACGGCAGATTAAGTACCCCTTTCGTTCTCCCTTCTATTCTCTTCTTTGCACTGTGAGTACCCATGTGAGCTCATGAGTCATGACTACTTCCTATACGACATTGAAGTAAATAAGTACTCTTGCAGGCGTCTGAACGACAATCAGCTAAATGGACCAATCCCAAGAGCACTTGCTAGTGTATCTAGCTTGAAAGTTGTGTGAGTGCACTTATGATTTGTACTTCTACACGCACCATTGAATCATTTAACAAGTGCAGGATGGGATTGATTTATATCTCCATTTGTTTTTCAGGGATGTATCTAACAATAACTTGTGTGGCACAATTCCTACCTCTGGCCCATTCGAGCACATCACCTTGGACAAGTAAGATACTTGATTATAAGTATTGCTTGCATATCCATTTATTTATTCCATTCTCGCACTCATTGCATCTACCAATAAATAATCTGATATATCTGTTTGAATTCTTTTGtgcttatatattatatttatgatagTATTATGATTCCTTTATCTTTGGTTTCTTATTCATGAAATCATACTGAGATTTTACTACCTTGGCCTTTGTTTCTTGCAGCTTCGAGAAC
This Primulina eburnea isolate SZY01 chromosome 2, ASM2296580v1, whole genome shotgun sequence DNA region includes the following protein-coding sequences:
- the LOC140815611 gene encoding leucine-rich repeat protein 1-like translates to MGLTDLSVFVALALTIASASLVQGNSEGDALYALRRSLSDPDNVLQSWDPNLVCPCTWFHVTCNQDNQVTRLDLGNSNLFGHLVPELGKLEHLQYLELYKNNIQGTIPAELGNLKGLISLDLYNNNISGTIPPSLGKLKSLIFLRLNDNQLNGPIPRALASVSSLKVVDVSNNNLCGTIPTSGPFEHITLDNFENNPRLEGPELQGLASYDTNCV